One Halolamina litorea genomic window carries:
- a CDS encoding DICT sensory domain-containing protein, with translation MSLERFVDAYEGVERSLVLANRRQPEQLRSMLETAFAEQSVAVDDAIVDGEEEDMVLLLGPDEEVLARSPLSAVASSLLFTNSDAFITGSTDLDAVDLPDVITGLEGVKFRLRGYPRSHKEKLLLIAVSRQIERSAWLRDAGTHRASFQQLSRIVDEQGTERVYRRLGESAVDTHVYGVDDGSAERASALGVTVHAGTSTDYRDSWFVIHRPPEAGEPSGPDPIALLAVQDEEGVWHGFFTTEQEPAIRVDDYVRTAL, from the coding sequence ATGTCGCTCGAACGATTCGTCGACGCCTACGAGGGTGTCGAACGGTCGCTCGTTCTGGCGAACCGGCGCCAGCCCGAGCAGCTCCGTTCGATGCTCGAAACCGCGTTCGCAGAGCAGTCCGTGGCCGTCGACGACGCGATCGTCGACGGTGAGGAGGAGGACATGGTGTTGCTCCTCGGCCCCGACGAGGAGGTGTTGGCTCGGTCGCCGCTGTCGGCGGTTGCGAGTTCGCTGCTGTTCACCAACTCAGACGCCTTCATCACCGGTTCGACCGATCTCGACGCGGTCGACCTGCCCGACGTGATCACCGGGTTGGAGGGGGTGAAGTTCCGACTGCGAGGCTACCCCCGGTCACACAAGGAGAAGCTACTGTTGATCGCCGTCTCCCGACAGATCGAGCGCAGCGCGTGGCTTCGCGACGCCGGCACACACCGGGCCTCGTTCCAGCAGCTCTCCCGGATCGTCGACGAGCAGGGGACCGAACGCGTCTACCGTCGGCTGGGCGAGAGCGCGGTCGACACGCACGTCTACGGCGTTGACGACGGCAGCGCGGAGCGCGCGAGCGCGTTGGGTGTCACGGTCCACGCGGGAACGTCGACGGACTACCGGGACTCGTGGTTCGTGATCCACCGACCGCCGGAAGCCGGCGAGCCGTCGGGCCCCGACCCCATCGCGCTGCTGGCGGTACAGGACGAGGAGGGCGTCTGGCACGGCTTTTTCACCACCGAGCAGGAGCCGGCGATCCGCGTGGACGACTACGTTCGGACGGCGCTCTGA